The Scomber japonicus isolate fScoJap1 chromosome 13, fScoJap1.pri, whole genome shotgun sequence genome includes a window with the following:
- the LOC128371803 gene encoding microfibrillar-associated protein 3-like, whose amino-acid sequence MFSPGKHHLSHLLLTVLLLGGQTADGAQNGSEVETASVHSSRAIVAKEGSSILIECNVTGGHDSIMWLNPKGLKLGDDADGKWKIQETGTLNITAVSFVDRGRYTCVASSGANYTVILRVAHTDSGLGLYYVIVCLVAFTITMILNVARLCMVSSHLKETERAINEFFRTEGAEKLQKAFEVAKRIPIITSAKTQEFAKVTQFKTQEFAKVTQFKTQEFARHIEELARSVPLPPLILNCRTGMDTENPGPHSSEQVGRQAIGPPCSDGEEKEACQVLLPPSEGQRNDEGGVDIKVSVHMVSECAGVDTVEEKDNDEDEEAAVCLPLLTTSP is encoded by the exons ATGTTCTCACCCGGGAAACACCATCTGTCACACCTGCTTCTCACAGTCCTGCTGCTCGGTGGTCAGACAGCAGATGGAGCTCAGAACGGGTCGGAGGTGGAGACGGCTAGTGTCCACTCCAGCAGGGCCATCGTGGCAAAGGAGGGATCCAGCATCCTGATCGAATGTAACGTGACCGGGGGCCACGATAGCATCATGTGGTTAAACCCTAAAGGACTTAAGCTGGGTGATGACGCAG ATGGGAAGTGGAAGATTCAGGAAACAGGCACCCTGAACATCACTGCAGTCTCCTTTGTGGACCGTGGCCGCTACACATGTGTTGCCTCCAGTGGCGCAAATTACACCGTTATTCTGCGTGTTGCCCACACCGACAGCGGCTTGGGCCTGTACTATGTCATCGTCTGTCTGGTGGCTTTCACCATCACCATGATCCTCAACGTGGCCCGACTCTGCATGGTCAGTAGCCACCtcaaggagacagagagggccATCAATGAGTTTTTCCGCACTGAGGGTGCAGAGAAGCTACAGAAGGCATTTGAGGTCGCAAAGCGCATTCCCATCATCACATCTGCCAAGACGCAGGAGTTCGCTAAAGTGACGCAGTTCAAGACGCAGGAGTTCGCTAAAGTGACGCAGTTCAAGACGCAGGAGTTCGCCCGTCACATTGAGGAACTGGCACGGAGCGTCCCTCTGCCGCCGCTTATCCTGAACTGCCGTACAGGTATGGATACGGAGAACCCTGGCCCTCACTCTTCAGAGCAAGTAGGGAGACAAGCTATAGGCCCGCCCTGCTCagatggagaggagaaggaggcgtGTCAGGTGCTGCTGCCGCCAAGTGAAGGACAAAGGAATGATGAAGGTGGCGTTGACATTAAAGTGTCAGTCCACATGGTTTCTGAATGTGCAGGTGTGGACACTGTAGAAGAGAAGGataatgatgaggatgaggaggctGCGGTGTGCCTCCCTCTGCTCACAACAAGCCCATGA